The stretch of DNA TCGTCGATGAAGTCGCACGTGTTGAAGAAGCGGCAGAAGTTCAGGATGCAGAAGAAGCGGAATGGATGGCATCGCTCATTGAACGCGGCCAAAGCGTCAGTGATTATGTCCTGTCGGTTCCAATGGCACATGTCTTTGAAGGGCAACCGTTATTGTATCTCTCGCTGCTACCGACACGCCGGAGCGGTGTACCGGAAAGTGCAGCAATCCATTTCAGTATCAAACCAATTGCACCATTCCATGGTCAGATGGAACGCTTGAAGCAAGAAGTCGAACGGTATCGCCGTGCCGATATGTGGATGGTCTTCTTAGCGAGTAACCGGGAACGTGCCGAGCGGATGCGCCAAACGTTATCTGATTATGGGGTTGAAGCCTCGATCGTAACGAAAGAAGGCATCACCCGTGGTCAACCCGCGATCCTAATTGGCGGAATTCATGGTGGATTTGAAATGACGAATGCACGTCTCGTCGTCATCACGGAAGAGGAAGTCTTCAAACAACCAGCGCGCCGCCGGAAGCAGACGACGAAGCTGACGAATGCTGAACGGATCAAGAGTTACCAGGAATTGAAGACGGGTGATTACGTCGTCCATATTCATCACGGGATTGGTCGATACCATGGTATCAAGACGATTGATGTAGCCGGTAATCATCAGGATTATCTCCATCTCGTTTATGCGGGAGAGGACTCCTTGTATGTCCCTGTCGACCAAATCGACTTGATTCAAAAGTATGTCGGGGCTGAAGGAAAAGAGCCGAAGATCTATAAACTCGGCGGGACGGAATGGAAAAAGGTCAAAGCGAAGGTTCAAAAATCGGTCGAAGATATCGCCGATGAGTTGATTAAGCTCTATGCGGCTCGTGAAGCGGCCGTCGGTTTTGCGTTCCCAGAGGACGATGATAACATGCAGGCGTTTGAAGCTTCGTTCCCGTACGAGGAAACGGTCGATCAATTGCGCTCGATCGCTGAGATCAAGAAAGATATGGAACGTCCGCGTCCGATGGATCGTCTCTTGTGTGGCGACGTCGGGTACGGGAAAACAGAAGTAGCGATTCGTGCAGCCTTTAAAGCAGTCATGTCTGGAAAACAAGTCGCGTTGCTCGTACCGACGACCGTTCTTGCGCAACAGCACTATGAAACGATGCTTGAGCGATTCAGTGAATGGCCGATTCGTGTGTCGGTCATGAGCCGGTTCCGTTCGCCAGCAGAATTAAAAGCGACGAAACAAGGATTAAAAGAGGGAACAATCGATGTCGTCGTCGGGACACACCGTGTGCTGTCAAAAGACGTCCAGTTCGCTGATATCGGTTTGTTAATCATTGATGAAGAGCAGCGATTCGGAGTTAAACACAAAGAACGTCTGAAACAGTTGAAGACGAACGTCGACGTCTTGACGTTGACAGCAACACCGATTCCGCGGACATTGCACATGTCGATGATCGGGATTCGCGATCTTTCGGTTCTTGAGACACCACCTGAAAACCGTTACCCGGTCCAGACGTATGTCATGGAATACGACGGGATCGTCATGCGGGAAGCACTCGAACGGGAACTCGGGCGTGGTGGACAAGCATTCTTCCTGTATAACCGTGTCGAAGGCATCGAGCGAAAGGCAGAAGAGATTCGCGCACTCGTCCCGGAAGCGCGGATTGTCACGGCTCACGGTCGAATGACGGAAACCGAACTCGAAAGTCAGCTAATCGCCTTCTTCGAAGGAGATGCCGACGTCCTTGTCAGTACGACGATCATTGAGACAGGAATTGATATCCCGAACGTCAATACGTTGATCGTTCATGACGCTGATCAAATGGGCTTATCGCAGCTTTATCAATTACGTGGTCGTGTCGGTCGATCAAGTCGCGTCGCCTACTCATACTTTACGTACCGTCCGCAAAAACGATTGACGGAAGTTGCAGAAAGTCGTCTGCAGGCGATAAAGGAGTTTACGGAGCTCGGTAGCGGCTTTAAAATCGCAATGCGTGACTTATCGATTCGTGGTGCTGGGAACTTACTCGGTTCGCAACAATCTGGATTCATCGATTCTGTTGGTTTCGATCTCTATTCACAGATGCTTGCAGAAGCAGTCGAAGAGCGGAAAGAACGGATGAAAGGTAAAAAACGCGTTCAGAAATTCGTTCCTGAGTTCACGTTCAGCCTTGATGCCTATATTCCATCACACTACATGACGGACTCCGAGCTAAAAATCGAGTTCTACAAACGTTTGAAATATGTGGATACCGTTGATAGTCTCGAACAACTCGAAACGGAAATGCTCGAACGTTTCGGTGAGTTCCCAGATGAAGTCGCGCGTTTGATCCAGTTGACACGAATGCGTATTTTCGCTGAACGGGCACGTGTCGAGCGTGTTAAACAAACCGAACCGAAAATCGAAATCGTCTTGTCACTCCAATCAACACAACAACTCGATGTGGCAGACTTCGTTAAATGGACCGTTCCACTGGGACGTGGTCTAGGTATGGGACAACAAGAGCAGAAACTCGTCTTAACTCTGAACCGCAACAAACAGTCGACGCAACAGATGACGATGCAGGCAGAACAATTACTGGCGGAACTTGATCGCCGGCTCGTCGCGCGATGAATAAACGAACGATTGCCCAAGGCGCAGCATTACTTGCGATCTCTAGTTATATCTCGAAATTACTCAGCTTCTTTTACCGGATTCCGTATCAGAATCTTGCCGGTGACTTTGGACTGTATGTCTATCAGACCGTCTATCCGTTATTTGCGATTGCGGCAGCGCTCGGCATTTATGCGCTGCCTGTCATCGTGGCGAAATTGACGCTTCACCACCCAGATGAGAAACGAGAAGTTCTCTGGTCGATTTTTTATGTCTTACTTGCCATGACCGTCTTTTTCGGGGTGCTTGGTTGGTGGATCGCCCCGACACTTGCCGGATGGTTTGGGGATAACAAACTCGTCGTTCCCTTGCGTGCAGTGACGTGTACGTTTTACTTACTGCCCGTGATTGCCGTTCTACGAGGCATGTTTCAAGCAGATCTTGAGATGCGACCGACTGCCGTATCCCAAGTCTCTGAAAATGCCGTTCGCGTCGGACTGATGTTGCTCGTGACCTATATCGGTGTCTCGATGCAGGCAGATCCTTACTGGATTGGTGCGAGTGCTCATTTAACGGCGATCGGCGGCAGTGTGGTTTCGTTATTCGTTTTATTGCGTTTTGCGAAAGGAAAGATCGGTCGTCCTGTGTTTTCAAGTGTTCACGTACGACGGGTCGGTAAGGTGCTCGTGACAAGCGGTGTGGCAGTTAGTATCGCGTCACTTGCCTTATTGTTGATGCAATTGATCGACGGGTTGACGTTCGTCAATCTACTTGGCAATACGACGGAGACGAAAATCGAAAAAGGGGTCCTCGATCGTGGATACCCATTATTGCAATTTGCGATTTTATTTGCGACATCAATGAGTCTTGCGAGCGTTCCGTCCTTATCGACCGCATATCGAAAGCATGATCCACGGATGATGCGTCAACAATTGGAAACGCTGCTCCGTTCCGGTCTGTTGATTGCCGCTGCAGCGACGATCGGTTTAATGGGTGTGATGCGTCCGCTCAATATTGCGTTATATCAAAATGACGAAGGAACAGTAGGGTTGATTTGGCTCGCAGCGACGTCATTTGCTGCTTCGATCGCGATGATGATTGTCTCTTGTCTGCAGTCAGTCGATGCCGAAAAATATGCGCTCGTCGGTGTTCTTGTCGGATTAGGGGCGAAGCTCGCTCTGAATCTCTATTTCATTCCCCGATATGGTATGATCGGGGCGGGTATGGCGACATTTGGCGGTTTTGCCGTCATGGCGGCGGCTCAGTGGATTTTATTGAATCGGAAGTTCGGTCGCGTATCAGCAGGAAACACATTTTATCGCCGACTGATCTTACCTGTGCTTGCCATGAGTGTGTTTCTGTATCTGATCGAAACGTTCTTTCAGCTATTTGAGCTTGAGACACGAATCGGTGCGGCACTCGAAGTCGGCGTCCTTGTCGTCGGTGGTGCCATCATTTACGGCAGTATGGCGTTACGCGTCCGGACATTAACAGCACAAGAGTGGGCGTTATTGCCTTTAGGAGATAAGTTATATCAGATGTACCAACGTAGGAGGAGCATATGACACACCGAATTACGATCGTCGGCCTTGGCGTCGGCGAACTGGAACAATTGCCATTCGGCATCTATCGATTATTAAAAAATACGACACAACCTGTCTATTTACGGACAATGGATCATCCGGTCGTTTCAGAACTCGCAGCAGAGGGAATGAACTTTACATCATTTGACTCGGTTTACGAACGACATAGTCGGTTTGAAGATGTATACACAGAAATCGTCGAGGAATTGCTTTACCTTTCTGAAACGACGGACATCATCTACGCCGTTCCAGGACATCCATTAGTCGCTGAGAGTACCGTGCAACAGTTGTTACAACGGACAGACAATGTCGATGTCGTAGGGGGACAAAGTTTTCTCGATCCGATGTTCGCAGCCCTTGGCGTGGATCCGATTGAAGGATTCCAGTTACTTGATGCAACAGCGTTTGCCGTTGATGAAGCACAGATTCGTCAACATCTGCTGATTGGACAAGTCTATGATGCGCTTGTCGCAGGTGATTTAAAGGTCCAGTTGATGGAACGGTATCCGGATGAACATTTGGTCACTCTTGTCACAGCAGCAGGTACAAGTCAGCAAACCGTTCAAAACGTACCGTTGTATGAACTCGATCATGTGACGACGCTCAGTAACTTAACGACGGTCTATGTACCACCGGTTACGGATGAGCAGACGTTGAATCGCGACTTCTCGACCTTAAAAGAGATTATCGCTCGTTTACGTGGCGAAGGTGGGTGTCCGTGGGATCAAGAGCAAACTCATGAGTCCTTAAAACGGCATTTAATCGAAGAATCTTACGAATTACTGGAAGCCATCGACCTTCAGGACGATAATTTAATGATAGAAGAGCTAGGAGATGTCCTCTTACAGGTCATGCTCCACGCACAAATTGGTTTAGATGAAGGTTATTTTGATATTCGAGACGTCATCGGAAGCGTCAGTGATAAGATGATTCGTCGTCATCCGCATGTTTTCGGGGAAACGACTGTCGATTCTTCAGAAGATGTCGTTTCGAACTGGCAAGACATCAAAGCGCAAGAAAAACCAGAGCGGACTTTCTTGCTTGATGGTGTGACAAAAGGAGCACCTGCTTTGATGCGGGCAGAAGCTATTCAAAAGAAAGTGGCGAAAGTCGGTTTTGAGTGGGAAGACGTCGAGGGGGCACTTGAAAAAGTGATCGAAGAGTTACGTGAATTGAAAGAAGCAGCACTAGAAGAACGACTCGGAGAATTCGGAGACGTCCTGTTTTCGATGGCACTCGTCGGAAAATACCTCGGTCTATCGGCAGAAGAGGGATTACAACGAACGAACGATAAATTCATTCGCCGTTTTACACGGATGGAACAACTAGCGGATCGACCGCTCGTTGAGATGACGCTTGAAGAACAAGATTTACTCTGGCATCAAGCGAAGCAGGAGGAACAGTCATGAGACTTGATAAATTTTTAAAAGTGTCGCGTCTGATCAAACGACGGACGCTTGCGAAAGAAGTCGCCGATCAAGGGCGTATTACGATCAACGGTAATGTAGCAAAAGCAAGTAGTACCGTAGCAGCAGGTGATGAGATGACGATACGGTTCGGAAATAAGATCGTCACAGTTGCTATATCGAGCATTAAAGAACATGCGAAAAAAGAAGAAGCATCTGATATGTATGAGATCATCCGTGAAGAAAAGGTGAATTCCGAAGAATCGATGTGATTTACCGGAAAAAGGAAGTATACTAAGAGTGTCAGGGATGACCACTCAGAAAGAGGAGGGATGATATGCCAACACCGCTCGAATCGGGGCGTCCTACGCCAAAGATCAAGCCGCTCAATGACCGCAAGAAGCAATTGAGTCAGAATGCCATCGAAAACCGTCGACGTCTCAAAAATCGCTTTTTCCTGTGTCTGACCGTCTTTTTGCTCATCTTTTCCCTCATGGGGTGGTCATACATGGAAAAACGGCAATTGATCGCAGAACAAAAGCAGTCATTTCAAGTAGCTGAACAAGAGCAGACAAAAGCGAAAAAAGAAACGGCTCGTCTGAAAGAAGAAATCAGTCGTCTCAATGATAAAGAATATGTGGCGAACCTAGCTCGAAGTGAGTTGCTCTATTCGAAAAAAGGGGAAACGATCTTCTACTTTTCACCTGAAGACTAATTGAAGGTTGCCGATTGATTGAAAAAAGAATGAATCACTCGTATAATAAGAAACGAATCAACTAAAAAGGAGCAATACAATTTATGTCGATTGAAGTAGGCAGCAAAGTGCAAGGGAAAGTAACAGGCATCACGAATTTCGGAGCGTTCGTTGAGTTACCAACAGGGAAAACTGGTCTTGTTCACATCAGTGAAGTGGCAGATTCTTATGTTAAGGACATCAATGATGTATTAACGGTCGGTCAAGAAATCACCGTTAAAGTCTTAAGTGTTGAAAACGATGGTAAGATTGGTCTTTCCATCAAAAAAGCCGTCGATCGTCCAGAAGGTGAACGCCCACGTCCGGCACGTCAGTTTGACCGTGGACCACGTCCAGCAGGACAAGATCGCGGACCACGTTCGTTCGATAACAAAGGACCACGTGGAGGCGGTAACCGTGGAGGCTTCAACAAAGGTGGCCGTAACACACCACCACCGCGCAAAGAACAATCGTTCGATACGTTGATGTCTAGTTTCCTGAAAGATAGTGAAGATCGTCTTGCTACATTGAAACGTCAAACGGATTCAAAACGTGGCGGACGCGGCGCAAAACGTCAATAACTTGCTGACCTGTTCTTTATAAGAATAGAGATGGAATGACGCCGTTCATTCCATCTTTTATTTTTTTGAAATTATTTTTATAAAAAGCGTTGACTTTCATTTGACCTGCCCGTATTATAGAAAATGTGCTTAAGACGCACGAGTTAAAAATATGGCGGTGTAGCTCAGCTGGCTAGAGCGTACGGTTCATACCCGTGAGGTCGTGGGTTCGACTCCC from Exiguobacterium sp. BMC-KP encodes:
- the mfd gene encoding transcription-repair coupling factor, producing MKQLQELLLAIPEIKTVRERFRDGVNAQLITGLMNSGKALFVAGIYQETKRRFVLVTHNMFQAQKLYDDLIELVPEEDVMLYPVDETLAAELSYGASPELRATRIETRHRLLTTDDGILIIPLVGLRRYVPDAQTFLSHVKQVKPGDILSIPDFVQDLVDAGYERTATVTTPGEFAVRGSIIDIYPLTVERPYRLDLFDEEVDSIYTFDAETQRSLGVVAEACLMPAAEHFATKDQLKDAGEKVRRLYEATKERVQSTEVLAALEEGIAYDVELLENGDQPKQFAKYAPILYTSTLRQDVTGSVLIVDEVARVEEAAEVQDAEEAEWMASLIERGQSVSDYVLSVPMAHVFEGQPLLYLSLLPTRRSGVPESAAIHFSIKPIAPFHGQMERLKQEVERYRRADMWMVFLASNRERAERMRQTLSDYGVEASIVTKEGITRGQPAILIGGIHGGFEMTNARLVVITEEEVFKQPARRRKQTTKLTNAERIKSYQELKTGDYVVHIHHGIGRYHGIKTIDVAGNHQDYLHLVYAGEDSLYVPVDQIDLIQKYVGAEGKEPKIYKLGGTEWKKVKAKVQKSVEDIADELIKLYAAREAAVGFAFPEDDDNMQAFEASFPYEETVDQLRSIAEIKKDMERPRPMDRLLCGDVGYGKTEVAIRAAFKAVMSGKQVALLVPTTVLAQQHYETMLERFSEWPIRVSVMSRFRSPAELKATKQGLKEGTIDVVVGTHRVLSKDVQFADIGLLIIDEEQRFGVKHKERLKQLKTNVDVLTLTATPIPRTLHMSMIGIRDLSVLETPPENRYPVQTYVMEYDGIVMREALERELGRGGQAFFLYNRVEGIERKAEEIRALVPEARIVTAHGRMTETELESQLIAFFEGDADVLVSTTIIETGIDIPNVNTLIVHDADQMGLSQLYQLRGRVGRSSRVAYSYFTYRPQKRLTEVAESRLQAIKEFTELGSGFKIAMRDLSIRGAGNLLGSQQSGFIDSVGFDLYSQMLAEAVEERKERMKGKKRVQKFVPEFTFSLDAYIPSHYMTDSELKIEFYKRLKYVDTVDSLEQLETEMLERFGEFPDEVARLIQLTRMRIFAERARVERVKQTEPKIEIVLSLQSTQQLDVADFVKWTVPLGRGLGMGQQEQKLVLTLNRNKQSTQQMTMQAEQLLAELDRRLVAR
- a CDS encoding putative polysaccharide biosynthesis protein produces the protein MNKRTIAQGAALLAISSYISKLLSFFYRIPYQNLAGDFGLYVYQTVYPLFAIAAALGIYALPVIVAKLTLHHPDEKREVLWSIFYVLLAMTVFFGVLGWWIAPTLAGWFGDNKLVVPLRAVTCTFYLLPVIAVLRGMFQADLEMRPTAVSQVSENAVRVGLMLLVTYIGVSMQADPYWIGASAHLTAIGGSVVSLFVLLRFAKGKIGRPVFSSVHVRRVGKVLVTSGVAVSIASLALLLMQLIDGLTFVNLLGNTTETKIEKGVLDRGYPLLQFAILFATSMSLASVPSLSTAYRKHDPRMMRQQLETLLRSGLLIAAAATIGLMGVMRPLNIALYQNDEGTVGLIWLAATSFAASIAMMIVSCLQSVDAEKYALVGVLVGLGAKLALNLYFIPRYGMIGAGMATFGGFAVMAAAQWILLNRKFGRVSAGNTFYRRLILPVLAMSVFLYLIETFFQLFELETRIGAALEVGVLVVGGAIIYGSMALRVRTLTAQEWALLPLGDKLYQMYQRRRSI
- the mazG gene encoding nucleoside triphosphate pyrophosphohydrolase, which encodes MTHRITIVGLGVGELEQLPFGIYRLLKNTTQPVYLRTMDHPVVSELAAEGMNFTSFDSVYERHSRFEDVYTEIVEELLYLSETTDIIYAVPGHPLVAESTVQQLLQRTDNVDVVGGQSFLDPMFAALGVDPIEGFQLLDATAFAVDEAQIRQHLLIGQVYDALVAGDLKVQLMERYPDEHLVTLVTAAGTSQQTVQNVPLYELDHVTTLSNLTTVYVPPVTDEQTLNRDFSTLKEIIARLRGEGGCPWDQEQTHESLKRHLIEESYELLEAIDLQDDNLMIEELGDVLLQVMLHAQIGLDEGYFDIRDVIGSVSDKMIRRHPHVFGETTVDSSEDVVSNWQDIKAQEKPERTFLLDGVTKGAPALMRAEAIQKKVAKVGFEWEDVEGALEKVIEELRELKEAALEERLGEFGDVLFSMALVGKYLGLSAEEGLQRTNDKFIRRFTRMEQLADRPLVEMTLEEQDLLWHQAKQEEQS
- a CDS encoding RNA-binding S4 domain-containing protein, whose product is MRLDKFLKVSRLIKRRTLAKEVADQGRITINGNVAKASSTVAAGDEMTIRFGNKIVTVAISSIKEHAKKEEASDMYEIIREEKVNSEESM
- a CDS encoding FtsB family cell division protein, which encodes MPTPLESGRPTPKIKPLNDRKKQLSQNAIENRRRLKNRFFLCLTVFLLIFSLMGWSYMEKRQLIAEQKQSFQVAEQEQTKAKKETARLKEEISRLNDKEYVANLARSELLYSKKGETIFYFSPED
- a CDS encoding S1 domain-containing RNA-binding protein, whose product is MSIEVGSKVQGKVTGITNFGAFVELPTGKTGLVHISEVADSYVKDINDVLTVGQEITVKVLSVENDGKIGLSIKKAVDRPEGERPRPARQFDRGPRPAGQDRGPRSFDNKGPRGGGNRGGFNKGGRNTPPPRKEQSFDTLMSSFLKDSEDRLATLKRQTDSKRGGRGAKRQ